The window TCTTTTTCTGATTTTCTTCTTTTTCTTAATCCCTCTAGTTTTTTACCGTTGCTATAAATCCACCTTTCAAATTCTTCAGAGGCCCCTTCAAGTTCTCCGGAGTTGATTTTTTTCAATAATGTAGATTTTCTGAAATTTCCAATTCCTAAATTATATATAAAATCAACTAAAGCTGAAAATTGGTTTTCATTGAGTTCAATCTTGATTAGTCTTCTTGCTTCTTCTTCAAATTTAGAAATTAAATTATTTAATAATTTATCTGCTCTTTCTTTGGTTATAGTATCTCCTTTTTTTACTTTTGAGCCATCTTCATATAGGGTTGATCCATAACCTATAGTCCATTTCCCAGCTGGACATAAGTACGCTTTTAATTTTAAGCCTTCTGAGTTTTTTACTAAGTCATATCCCGCTTGATTCATTTTCAAAACAGTTCCTCCTTTTTCACTGATAAGATCCTCCTATATATTTAATTATTTTGGATCCATTTTTAGTTGTTTCCCTATGAAGTTCCCGAATCTTATATTCTGGCTTTTTCTTTGAAAGAATCCTTACCAGATTTTCTCCGGGACTTTTTTCCATCACTTCAAACGTGGCCCAATCCAAGAACAACATTGTATAGTCTAAAAATTTAATGATATCGTTATAAAAAGCCGGGCCGCCATCAGTTTTTAAAGCGAATATTTGAAGTGCTTTATTTTTATAGGTATTTATTCCAATATAACCGATTAATTTATTTTTTATATAGGAACCATATAGCTCTATTGGTTCTATTTCAATTTGATTAAAATTTAAGATCCTACTCTCGATATTTAAATTTTCTGAGGCCGTCATAAGCCCTGCAAGGTGCTTCCTTGTATTAAGGCGTTTAATCATAAGCTTAACCTACTTCAAATAGTCAGATTTAATCATATAAGACACATTAGAAAATGTAGGATCTGTATAAAATTCAAATCCATACTTTTCTGCAAGGGCCTTAAATTTTATTTCAGTCAAGAAATTGATCCGGGCCTCATCATTTAATACAAATCCAAATCTATATGTAATTATTAGAGCTTTCAGATCCCCGGTATTTTTCTCAAAGAAATTTGTTAGTTCATCCTCTGAAAAATACATCAATATATTTGCGTGTCCAATATCAAAACTTTCCGGGATCCCTTCCAAAACATCTAAGGTTTCAACATTTTCTCTTTGATAAGAATCTTCTAAAATGCTTTCCCTTATTTCGTAACCTTTAACACTTTTAAAATATTTACTCATAGCCTCAAGCACAGCTCCATTCCCAGATCCAAAGTCCACTATTGATAGATCCTCCGGGATTAAAGTTGTATTTTCCTCTAAAAAGCTGCACATAACTTTTACTTTTTCCTCTCGATTAACAGGATCCGCCATATTTTCCCCGTACCAATCACCGGTCATATATTGAAAAGTATCTTTATTTGAAACATTTTTCATAAAGTAGTACATTTAATCACCTAGTCCTTTGCTACAACCAAACCGTCATAAATTCCGTCTGTAGCTTGAATTATTTCGTCAACGTAATTAGCACTTTCTATAGCTGCTTGAGTTTTACATAAACACATACCGGTTTCCGATATCTGACTAGCTAGTTCAATTCTATTTGCCACAGCTTCTTGAAAAGTAGTAGTGTCAATATGTCCTATATACCCATCCTCATAGCAACCCATAGTCATTCTGGTACACATAGCAAATTCTCCGGTAGAAAATACCGTTACCCTTTCAAGATCATCCATAACACAGGCTGTAGCGTCTGGATTCGTTAAATTTACATTGAAAAAGGCTTTTTTATCAGCTACAAGTTTTAAAATGTTTGATACATCTGAGGCCGGGATAGAAGAAAGATCACTATATACATCTGGCTTTATTACAATTCCACCACCTAATTTAGAATTTTTAAGAGTGTCTATAAGGTCCTCTGTAATACTTGTATAATTACTAGAATTAAATATAAAAGAATAAGAACTTTCAATCAATATTTCATCCGGTATATTTGACAAGGTTAGATCCTCTTTGTTGCTTAATGTGAAAGATACTTCCCATCCTCTTTTATTTATAGCTTTTTTTATTCTCAGTACAGCGTCAGTGTCTATAGCATTTGTTGGCATAGTGAATCTAAAAACTTTAGAATCTTTTAAGTTTTCTAACTTTTCCAATAAATAAAGTATTTTATCCTCTGCCAGAGTAGGTTCTCCACCAAAGAGAGCTATTACAAATTTGTTGTAATACTCTTCACTTTTTATTTTTTCGTATAACTTATCAATGAACTCTTCATCCATATCTGGCACTTTTTCCGCTCCGTTTTGATAGCAATAATCACAATTAGCATTACACTCCATTGTCAGTATCAACTCTAAATGTAAAACATTTTCCTCCATTGTTACCTCCCTAAGATATTTTGTTCAAAATTATCAAGATACCTGAGTATGTCAGCCTCAGTATTAAATTCAGAGAAAAAGATCCCGGACAAACTAGAATTTAATATTTTATTTAATCCTTCTTTAGTTTGATTTTCCGTTATTTCTAAATATAGATTCAGGCTCTTATAACTCCCTCTATGAATTAATAAATCGTCATCTATAAAATTAAGCTTTTCCCCTCAAGAATAGCAAATAGAGAAAATTCAGAGAATCTAGTTGTCCATATTTCTTTAGCTTTTTTATATAGCGTGAATCCAGATTGCATAGGACCGTAAACCTTACCTTTCCAAGTCCGGTTTAATAGTTCTAAAACGTCCTCAGTTGTAACCGGGTGAGGTTTTAACATAGCCCCTTGGTTTACAGCTTCATTTATCAACTCTTTCTTTGTGTGAGTCCCTAAAAAGTTAGATCCACAAAGCAAAGCTACCTTTTCCGGCATTTCTTCTATTTCTTCTAAAAAGTATTTGTCCCCGGCTGAATCTATTAATTTTGAAAAATCAATTTTTATAGGTGTATCATCTAAAAAAGCTTGATGATATTGTTTCATTTGACGTGTGAAGTTCTGCGGCTTTATCATAACGCCACCCATTCCACCGAAAAACTCAGTAAAAATTAAAAGTTCTCTTTCACTTTCTATATCTTCTTTATCGTACATTAGTTCTATATTACGCCTTTTACACTCTTCAATTAAGAAGTCTTGAAAAGGAATATCTTTTTTTCTTATTACCGTTCCAAGTCTGTCTTTTTTAGTGTCAAACTCCATCTTTTATATCCACCCTCCTTGTTTAGTTGTTTTACCTGTGGCCTTGGAAGTGGTCCAACTTGTAGTTGTACTTTGTGAAGTGGTCCAACTCGTTGTGGTACTTTTCGAGGTTGTCCTTGATGTCGTTTTACTCGTGTACCAATATGTATAATCAGAATAGTCACCGTACCTTGTCCACTCTTTAGTCAAATATGATGTAGAATATGAAGTAGACCAACTTGTAGTTGTACTATTTGAGGTAGTCCAACTTGTTGACGTACTTTGCGAAGTTGTATTTGAAGTAGTCCAACTTGTAAAGCTAGAAGGTAACTCTTGAATATATCTAGCTGTACCATCTTTAGTGAATACTGGCCTAGGTCTTACAGTTGAAAGGCTACTGTCAGTAGTAAGTTGTAAATACATATCGCCACATTTAAGATAAGGAACATTTGCTGTCGAGTATAAAGGAAAGTCATAATCTCCAAACCTAAAATATTTTGAACAATCTATTGTGTAGCCGCTAGAACTTGTTACGAAAGTTCCTTGAATTACTGAATCATAAGGGGCTACCCAAACGGAACCATCTTGTGAAGTGTTTACTCTAGTAGAATAATAAGTTCTTCCGTCTGACCAATAAGGGTATACTTTTATAGTGTCAATGTCGTAAACTGCCCCAAGATCTATTTGAACATAACAGTCATACCCTACAGTAGAACCACCAAAGCTACAATAAGGACTTGTGGCTTTATCTCCATTTGTTAATATATCCAAGTTTGAAGCACTTCCGTAATTTGAGGTAGCTGTTATCCCGCTTGCTTTATTCGTGGTTCCTTCAAAGGCTTCTAGTTCAACTATGTGATTGCTAGTATTTGAAGAACTTCCGGCTGCGTACCACCTTAGATATCGCATTTTCATAAGGTTACACCTCCACAGTAATAGTCACACCGTTTATTATCAAAGAGGTATCTCCAGTAGAGGGATAAGCCCCTATTTCTGAGGCTGTAGGTGTCCAAGTATCCGCTCTATAAGGATGAGTATGAGTATTTGATTTTGTAGACAAACCATCATATAGTGCCTTTTGACTAGCGACCAAACTTGAACTAGGTTCGGTATAATCATCTGTTATGCTAGATTCAAAAACAACCTCGGTACTTTCTTCAATCTCTGAAATTTTTTCTAGAGCGTAGCTATCTAACTCTGATTTTTTTATTATCAGATAGTCATCCAGAGATCCTTCAAGTTGTATCTCGTAGGTGTTAAGCTCTGATTTTTTAGTAGTTGTATAAGTTTCGAGTTCACTTTCTTTCTCTCCCTTATAGGTATCTAATTCACTTTTTTTAGCTGTTGTATACGTATTAAGCTCGGTTTCTTTTTCTGATTCATAACTGTCCAGATCCGGCTTGCTAGTATCCGTGATATAATCATCCACCGTATCTTTGGCATTTTGAATAACAGTATCATTTGCATAGCTTTCCAGATCGGTCTTTTTAGTTTCAAGATCCTTTGTAAGATCCGCATATATATTAAAAAGAATTTCTTTAAAAGTTCCACCTCTAAAATTCAATTAGTCCACCCCCCCTTATAAAAGATCCAATTCAGCCTGTAAAGTAGACGGTATAAGTTTATTAGGATTCTTTTCAACGTCTATTTCCACATAGATCTTAGAAATTACTGTAGAACTTAGGTCAGAAGTATAACTCATATCTACAGAGTGTCTTAGGGTAAAATCATCTGCTGTGGCTGTGGCGAGATCCTCATTATCCAAACTCCAATGCTCTTTTGCTATCATTTCCCCGGCTGAGTTCATTTTCCAAGCTGAAACAGCAAAGCTCGTGTCTATAATAGTCATAGCTGTGCTTTTTATCCCGGTCTGGATATAAGTTTTTATTGCTTTTATAGTTTCTAACATTTAGGCCCTCCTTTATGAATATGTCCTTTCTTGTAACCAAGAAAAGCTAGGTGTATCTGTATCAAAATGTGTGGCTGTTAATCCTGTTCTTACATAGCTGTCAATTCTTCCGTGATCTTTTAAGCCGCCTTTTGTAGCCCAACAAGTATAATATGAATCCCCGTCTATAACGGTTCTTTTTATATACATGTAGCCCTTTTCAATGACTTCGGAGCCTTCATCTTGACTTCCTGTCCAGTAGGAGGCCTCTATTTCAAATGTGGCCGTTGCTCCGTTTGGAATGTTGTGTAAGTTCCAAGCGTGTACCCAGACTTTATCGTCACCGCCTCCTACATTTGACCAACTTACCCCGGACACGCTGCACGAATAACAGAGCGGCACTCTGTCCCAACCTGTTTCAAAATACCCTATGACTTTTGAAGTCGTACTGCCATAATTTTGAGTCTTGCTCCATTCTTTGATAACATCTATATTTGATTCAAGGTTATTCATAAACCAATAATTCCCGGCCTCATAAAGTTCCTTCTCAGCGTTTATTATACTAGTAAGCATATAATAATCGGCTGAGGTCACATTTGCCTCATATCCGTTTGAATGATCCTCTACAGCGGAAAACTCATAGCCAAAGGTTTCTAGATTCGGCATGCTCGCCTGTTTTCCAATTACCCAAGTGTTATAAGCTGAAAAAAGCGTCTGGTATCTCGCCTTTAAAGCAAGTTGTGCAGCATTTAGTGATACTATCAATTCTTTACTAAAAGGATCTGCCGCCTCTGCCGTCAAATAACTCGCTCCGGGATCGCTCGTGATCTTCCTTGTGAGCTGTGAAAATCCCGTGTCCAATAGTTTTATCGAGGCTTGGCCACTTTTTAGTTTCTTTTTAAATTCAGTTATTTCCATAAGCTTCTTTCCCACTTAGTAACCTCCTTGATTGCTTAAAAAGCTGCTGACACTATTATGATTCTCTAAGCAACTTTTAAAATTAGGGTCAGTTGTATCGTTAAAAAGTTTATGAGAGATCTCAGCCTCTGTGGTAGTGACTACCCAAGTGCCGTCAATAGCTTTCCCAAGATTATTTCCATCTATAAAGGCTCCCCATTCAACCCCTAGATCCATAAATGCCAATCCGCCAAAAGGATCTTCTTCATCTTCCACCGCTCCTATTCCTGCTAGTCCCGGATTGTCCCCTTCCCAAGCAACAACTGTATTATGAGAGAAAAAAACATAATCACCAGCTTTCAAGGACGTAGCCTCTTCCAATGGAACTGTCAAAGAGATTTCTATTGAAGGTAGAGCGTACCTTGAGAATATAGCGTCTGTAACCCCTTGAGCAAACGTGGCCCTCGCTGTATCTGAAAGGTTATTGATCCCTCTTATTTCAATCTCTTGTGGGCTGTCAGTAGGTATAAACATTCTGAATTTATTATATGACGTTGCATTTCCAAAGTATCTTATGACCGATTCTTCATCATCTTTAAACTTCCACCCGTACTTACATTGGATATGATTCACTACGTTGTTATCTGTGATAGCTTTCTTATCTACAGAAACAATATTTTCTTCTGAAAAAGTAGCCACCTCGTCACTGGATTGCGGCTGCTTGTGTAGTTTTATCCCTAGTTTCCCCTGTGAATTTACATACGGGAATATAGCACAAGGCTTGTAAATGTTTTCTTTCAGATATTCATAAGGATCTTCAACGGCCTCTCTGAACTCAAAATAGAATTGATAAGAGCTGCTACTTAATGAGGCCCTAACAGAGTTAAAAGAGTCCAGATCCACAAAATCTTGCCAATCATTTGATAAATAAAAAACTTGAACATCAAGGGTATCTGTAGAAAAGGCTATCTGGTAGATCATTTCCACAAAGTCAATCACATGACCATTAAAAGTTATCACTCTTGTATTTACAGCGTTTCCGCTATCGTCTGTGTCCCCTTCGTCCTGCTCTATAATAGTGAATCCCTTTCTTGTTCCCCCATCATCATAATGAGGCAGCCTGTAAGCGTTTATATCACTAATGCTTTCAGCTTGATAATTAGAAAACTCTCTATCAAATATAGAAGTTTTTAGCCTCTCTTGTACGTCTGCAACCTCTATTTCATAATAAGTTTCAAGAGTATCGTTGTTTATTTCTCTTATAATTCCCATATAGATTAAATAGGTGTTTTTATCAGCGTCTACAGCGTAGATCTCAACTTTTTCTCCGTAGGTCATGGTCCCTTCTGAATTTTGCCGCTCATAGAACCATTGTGATATTGAATAGTCTGGATTCCCTATTCTTATTTTGCTAGATGATACAGAACATTTACTGTCTGTAGGCATTATGCTTGAAGTTATGTCGCTTGGCGTATTTGCTATAGCCAGACACTCTATACCATCAAGATAGATCCCCTCACCTGTAGCAACATATAAAGGGCTTTCATCATTTGTCCCGGATCTAAGAGAATCAAAAATTTTAATGGCGTAATGATAATACTTCATACCAGATCAACTCTCTCGATTAAGGATATTGTCAGATCATAAAAGCTAGTACCGGTTTTCTGAGAAGGTTTTAAATCAGTTAGTTCAAATGAAAAAACAGGCTCTCCGGCTGTAGTTTTAAGATCCAAATACCCTTTTGAAGTAAGTTTTGATTTCGTTATCGTCACTTTTTCCTGATTCTTTTTAGCTGTCTGGAACTGTTTTATAATGTTTTCTATTTCATCATAGGTCAGCCATTGGAGTGATAAGGCGTATTTATGCTTTAGCCATCTTATTATGTTGTATTCCTTGCCACTTTCAGAAGTGTTTAAAATGGATCCGTCAGAATCTTTCTCATACCCCTCATATTTAATACCCTTGATTTTATAAGGTTCAAGGCTATTGATAGTTGTTAAAATCTGCATTTTTACACCTCCCTTATCACTTTTTATTCCCTATAATTGAAACATTATATTCATCATTAAGTTCCTTCTCTAAGATGTTGACCATAGCCTTCGCCATAGCGTTTTCCTCTGTACTAACATAGATCTGAACCTTTTCATCATCAGCACTTGAGGCTGTACTTTCTGCGGCTGCTATATCATTATCATTTGTACTTGATACACTTTCTGTAGTGTCATCACTACTAGAAGAGGATCCAGAAGAAAGAGCACTTGAGGCTCCTCCAAAGAGTGCCGCTGCGGCTGCGTGTTCGGCTGCGGATAAAAAAGCTGCCGGGGCCATAGATTGTATAACCGGATTAAGACTTGCCAAATACCCAAAACCAGTTGCCGTCCAAGAAATAGCCTCTGCCATGTGTTCCTGTCCTTTAGCAAGTAGTAATTCAGCAATCTTCTCTTTGCAATAGCTCTTAAAGGCTGCCAGATCCTTTATTTGTCCACTCGCTAGAGCTGCATAAGTGTCCATTACAGCCTCGGCAGATTGCTCGTATACGTCTACTTTGTAACGTTCAGCCCAAGATTCCCACTTCATTTTGTTTTCAGTGGCTTTTTTCTCAGCACTATTCACCTGGGCTTTTTTTTCATTTATCGTTGCTTGAACCTCAAGAGCCTCGTCCTGCATATTCCCTTGCTCTAGATAAAAGCTCCTTAGATCCTCAAGTTGTTCTATCCTAAAAAGGCTCTCAAGCTCTCTCTGGTTATAATCAAAATCATTTTTTCTATCTGTAAATTCCTGTTCTGAAATTTCACCTTGTAACCTCAAAGCTCCTATTTCCTCAAGGTATTCCCACTCTCTTATAAGTTTTTCATTGTTGAAATTAGTGAGATCCTCAAGTTGTTTCTGTCTAAAAGCCTCTAGTTCTGGATTTTCTAAGCCATCTAGCAAATCCCCTTCCATACCCGTGATCTTCACTTCTATTTCGAGGATCTGTTTCTCTATAGCGTTTGCCTTTGCTATCTCTCCCGCATTTGTATAGAAGTTTTTAAGGTCCTCTAGGGCCTCTTTATAGCTTGTATTTTGTTTTATTGTGTTCTCTTCCTCAAAAGCCTCTAGCTTTTTATTATATTCCTCTCTTGAAATAAGCCCGGATTTTAGCTGTTCATTAAGGTTTTCTTGATATTCACTCTTAGATCTTAAAAATTGGATGTCAATCAAGTTGATTTTATTAGCGTGTTCAGCTTCATAGTTGGCTATTTTTTCAAGTAACTTTCTCTTTTTTTCTGCTTTTTCTTCGTCTGTTTCCCCTTTGGGTTTTGGGTCATCTGGAGGGGTTGTGGGCGTTGAAGGTGTTTTGTATTTAGCTTTTATGTCGAGAGCTGCTATATCATTGTTGGCCTTTTCATACTCCCATGTGGCTTTCTTGAGAGTTTCTTGAATATTAGCCAATTTGACTTTGAGCGACTCAGTACCACCCCAACCTTTTTCAGCCCACCACGTCGGATTTTTTTCATTCTCCTTTATCTGCTTCTGAAGCTCATCTTCCTGTTGGGCCAATTTAGCTATTTTACTTTCAGCCTCTGAAAGGGATTTTGTGGCATCACTCCTCAGATCATCATCAGTTTCTCCACCAAGTCCTCTTCTTATTACTTGTAAAGTTACTATGATCGGATCCCTCATTTTTGTTACGAGTTCCATCCACTTTTTATTCATCGTCCCTGTAAGCTTCGTCCATTCTGTAGAAATAGTAGCAGAAGCCAACTGGTAAGCTGTTTCCAGTTCCCCGGCAGATTTTTTCATGGAATCTAAGTTTTTGGTAAATGCCTCTGCATTTTCACCGGTCAATCCCATAGCCCCCTGCCCAGATTCTATGCTTGACCAGAGGTCTATCATCTGTTTTCCGTTGGACTTGGCGTACTTCTCCATCTCCTGAAGGGCTTCCCCCACGTTTCCGCCCTCTGTTATGAACTCCTTAAAGCTTTGTCCTGTTATTTTTCCAAAGACTTTAGAGGCATCTGTCCCCTCTTTGGCAAGTTCTGAAAACATAGCCTTTATTCTAGTCCCTGCCTGTGCTGCAGGTGTACCGCTCATTGTGATTGTTGATAGGGCAGCTCCCACATTGTCCAGATTCACACCTAGAGAATTTGAGATATCAGCAACATCACCCATGACAGTGGACATCTCTCCAAGGACTATCTTACCGTTGTTCTGTATCGTGATAAGCTTGTCCATAACATCTGTTGCGTCGGAGCTTTCAAGCTTGAATCCGTTTATTGTGGATGTGAGTACATCTGTAGCAGTTGTTACGTCTGTCATTCCGGCAGCTGCACCTTTTGCAGCAGTTTCCATGAAGCTTAGCAGATCTGTAGCGTCTACTCCTGCACTCAGAGCCTCATATGCCCCGCTTGCCAGTTCCTCTTTAGTTGTCCCAGTCTTTATAGCCACATCTATAAGACCGTTCCCGTACTCTGTCAGCTCTTTTCTGGACACTTTCAGAAGGGTGTTCACCGATGACATTTGCTTCTCGTAGGCTGCAAAGTCTTTGACAGCTTGAACAGTCCTGTAAGAAAGATAAGCGGCAGCAGCTCCGGCAAGATTTGCAGGTGTTACCATTCCTTTTAGCTTACTAGTTACCCCACCAACGGCCCCGTCCAATGCACCCGTGGATTTTTTAGCCTCTTTATTTCCCGTTATAAGTCCGCTGTTATCAACCGTCAATTTCTGTTCAATGATAAAGGTTTCCTTACCAATCATCTATTTCAACTCCCTCCCTTCTGAATAAAGTTACTGATCCATCTTTTGTATTTTGTTTTTTGATTTTCGGAGAATCCAAGAAAAGGCCGCCCCGGTTTATCTCCCCAAGGAGCACCTTGATTATCCCGCTCATGTGCTTTTACGTTATGCTTTTTAACTGTTGTTTCCCCGTTTCTTGTCCGTCTTGTATGAGCTTTTCGGCTATGAGCCTTGACAGTTTCTTTTTCTTTTTTCTTGAATTCCCCTTTTTTAGCAGGGAATTGCTGGTAAGCAGCATAAGGTCGATCAGACCCAACCACAGCGGAACTTGAGTCGTGTTTCTCATGAATAGAAAGTTTTAGGGCACTGCTATCACTGAGGGGTTTACTGCTTCTTCCTTTTCTTTTAGATATAGTGGATTCCTTTAGAGGAATCCAAGCTGTCCCATCAGGACCTTTAGTTTGTCTAAATCTAAAATCCACCTTTGTCTGCATATCCCCTGAGATTTTCTTCATAACAGGCTTTAAGTCTTTGGCCCTAGCTGTTTTTTCATCTAAAATCGCCTTGAATTGTTCAAAGGTCACTTTTTTAGCCATAAGATCACCCTTTTTCGACCATAGCTTTTAGTCTTTCAAGTCCGGCTATGTCAGCTTTTTTCCTCCATTGTTTAACACCTTTTTCTGTGTAGATCCTTTTATGGTACTTCATCAGATCCGGGTATTGAGAGGCGTTTTTCTTGCTTTTTAACAGCAATTTGTTATCGTAGATCTTCATTAGTCTTATGCTGTCCTCTGAAATTACAGCCTCAGAGGCTCCCAGAAGGGTAAAAAATTCAAATATGTTAGTATTCATTATCTCTTCCATAGCTGCCCCGGTCAGCATTTTGTACTTCATAACAAGATAAGGAAAAGAGATCTTTGTTTCTATAGGATTCTCTTCATTATCTCCTCCGGGGATGGGATCTTTCCCATGTGTTTTCCACTAAGGACCTTTGTGCATATCCTTCCTAGAATTGACAGTTCAGAATTTGTAATATCTTCTAGTCGAATGGTTGGGACCAATAATTTTATCAACCATTTCTGCC is drawn from Ilyobacter polytropus DSM 2926 and contains these coding sequences:
- a CDS encoding class I SAM-dependent methyltransferase — protein: MKNVSNKDTFQYMTGDWYGENMADPVNREEKVKVMCSFLEENTTLIPEDLSIVDFGSGNGAVLEAMSKYFKSVKGYEIRESILEDSYQRENVETLDVLEGIPESFDIGHANILMYFSEDELTNFFEKNTGDLKALIITYRFGFVLNDEARINFLTEIKFKALAEKYGFEFYTDPTFSNVSYMIKSDYLK
- a CDS encoding phage virion morphogenesis protein, producing MAKKVTFEQFKAILDEKTARAKDLKPVMKKISGDMQTKVDFRFRQTKGPDGTAWIPLKESTISKRKGRSSKPLSDSSALKLSIHEKHDSSSAVVGSDRPYAAYQQFPAKKGEFKKKEKETVKAHSRKAHTRRTRNGETTVKKHNVKAHERDNQGAPWGDKPGRPFLGFSENQKTKYKRWISNFIQKGGS
- a CDS encoding phage tail tape measure protein, with protein sequence MIGKETFIIEQKLTVDNSGLITGNKEAKKSTGALDGAVGGVTSKLKGMVTPANLAGAAAAYLSYRTVQAVKDFAAYEKQMSSVNTLLKVSRKELTEYGNGLIDVAIKTGTTKEELASGAYEALSAGVDATDLLSFMETAAKGAAAGMTDVTTATDVLTSTINGFKLESSDATDVMDKLITIQNNGKIVLGEMSTVMGDVADISNSLGVNLDNVGAALSTITMSGTPAAQAGTRIKAMFSELAKEGTDASKVFGKITGQSFKEFITEGGNVGEALQEMEKYAKSNGKQMIDLWSSIESGQGAMGLTGENAEAFTKNLDSMKKSAGELETAYQLASATISTEWTKLTGTMNKKWMELVTKMRDPIIVTLQVIRRGLGGETDDDLRSDATKSLSEAESKIAKLAQQEDELQKQIKENEKNPTWWAEKGWGGTESLKVKLANIQETLKKATWEYEKANNDIAALDIKAKYKTPSTPTTPPDDPKPKGETDEEKAEKKRKLLEKIANYEAEHANKINLIDIQFLRSKSEYQENLNEQLKSGLISREEYNKKLEAFEEENTIKQNTSYKEALEDLKNFYTNAGEIAKANAIEKQILEIEVKITGMEGDLLDGLENPELEAFRQKQLEDLTNFNNEKLIREWEYLEEIGALRLQGEISEQEFTDRKNDFDYNQRELESLFRIEQLEDLRSFYLEQGNMQDEALEVQATINEKKAQVNSAEKKATENKMKWESWAERYKVDVYEQSAEAVMDTYAALASGQIKDLAAFKSYCKEKIAELLLAKGQEHMAEAISWTATGFGYLASLNPVIQSMAPAAFLSAAEHAAAAALFGGASSALSSGSSSSSDDTTESVSSTNDNDIAAAESTASSADDEKVQIYVSTEENAMAKAMVNILEKELNDEYNVSIIGNKK
- a CDS encoding discoidin domain-containing protein, whose protein sequence is MKMRYLRWYAAGSSSNTSNHIVELEAFEGTTNKASGITATSNYGSASNLDILTNGDKATSPYCSFGGSTVGYDCYVQIDLGAVYDIDTIKVYPYWSDGRTYYSTRVNTSQDGSVWVAPYDSVIQGTFVTSSSGYTIDCSKYFRFGDYDFPLYSTANVPYLKCGDMYLQLTTDSSLSTVRPRPVFTKDGTARYIQELPSSFTSWTTSNTTSQSTSTSWTTSNSTTTSWSTSYSTSYLTKEWTRYGDYSDYTYWYTSKTTSRTTSKSTTTSWTTSQSTTTSWTTSKATGKTTKQGGWI
- a CDS encoding lysozyme, yielding MNQAGYDLVKNSEGLKLKAYLCPAGKWTIGYGSTLYEDGSKVKKGDTITKERADKLLNNLISKFEEEARRLIKIELNENQFSALVDFIYNLGIGNFRKSTLLKKINSGELEGASEEFERWIYSNGKKLEGLRKRRKSEKELFLAEI
- a CDS encoding radical SAM protein, translated to MEENVLHLELILTMECNANCDYCYQNGAEKVPDMDEEFIDKLYEKIKSEEYYNKFVIALFGGEPTLAEDKILYLLEKLENLKDSKVFRFTMPTNAIDTDAVLRIKKAINKRGWEVSFTLSNKEDLTLSNIPDEILIESSYSFIFNSSNYTSITEDLIDTLKNSKLGGGIVIKPDVYSDLSSIPASDVSNILKLVADKKAFFNVNLTNPDATACVMDDLERVTVFSTGEFAMCTRMTMGCYEDGYIGHIDTTTFQEAVANRIELASQISETGMCLCKTQAAIESANYVDEIIQATDGIYDGLVVAKD